A window of the Cystobacter fuscus genome harbors these coding sequences:
- a CDS encoding slipin family protein: MNDIYGALGLIIPLGIFVLAFLSGARIVNEYENGVVFRLGRFVGIKRAGFRWIIPFVERIVIIDLRTVARDVPPQDVITKDNVSVKVNAVVYFRVIHADKAVLQVEDYLYATSQLSQTTLRAILGQVELDQLLSERERVNREIQKVLDAHTDPWGIKVSNVEVKHIDLPVEMQRAIARQAEAERERRAKIIAAEGEHQAAEKLSLAAEVLNRNPITLQLRYLQTLVEITGGGNQTIIPIPLDLMRALDLTRK, from the coding sequence ATGAACGACATCTATGGCGCTCTTGGGTTGATCATTCCCCTGGGCATCTTCGTGCTCGCCTTCCTCTCCGGCGCTCGCATCGTGAATGAGTATGAGAACGGCGTCGTCTTCCGGCTTGGCCGCTTCGTGGGCATCAAGCGCGCCGGCTTCCGGTGGATCATCCCCTTCGTCGAGCGCATCGTCATCATCGACCTGCGCACCGTCGCGCGTGACGTGCCTCCCCAGGACGTCATCACCAAGGACAACGTCAGCGTGAAGGTGAACGCCGTCGTCTACTTCCGCGTCATCCACGCCGACAAGGCGGTGCTCCAGGTGGAGGACTACCTCTACGCCACCAGCCAGCTCTCCCAGACCACCCTTCGCGCCATCCTCGGCCAGGTCGAGCTGGACCAGCTGCTCTCCGAACGCGAGCGCGTCAACCGGGAGATCCAGAAGGTGCTGGATGCCCACACCGACCCATGGGGCATCAAGGTCTCCAACGTGGAGGTGAAGCACATCGATCTGCCGGTGGAGATGCAGCGCGCCATCGCCCGGCAGGCGGAGGCCGAGCGCGAGCGCCGCGCCAAGATCATCGCCGCCGAGGGTGAGCATCAGGCCGCCGAGAAGCTCAGCCTGGCCGCCGAGGTGCTCAACCGCAATCCCATCACCCTCCAACTGCGCTACCTGCAGACGCTGGTGGAAATCACCGGAGGAGGCAATCAGACCATCATTCCCATCCCCCTGGACCTGATGCGCGCGCTCGACCTCACGCGGAAGTGA
- a CDS encoding MarR family winged helix-turn-helix transcriptional regulator — MKTNERGLRRLHPLDDALEAMYFGWRGMTREADQYLATLGLSRVHHRILYAIARREGITITDLLETLGVTKQALHRPMKQLIDGGYVVTERDPSRHRYKILALTPAGQAVEHRASSHEREVMRRAFEHVGHSGRDAWSAVMAAIARSGEGDSNTGQQR, encoded by the coding sequence GTGAAGACCAACGAGAGGGGACTGAGAAGGCTTCACCCCTTGGATGATGCGCTGGAGGCGATGTATTTCGGCTGGCGCGGCATGACGCGTGAGGCCGACCAATACCTGGCCACGCTCGGGCTCTCCCGGGTGCATCACCGCATTCTCTATGCCATCGCCCGCCGCGAGGGCATCACCATCACGGACCTGCTCGAGACCCTGGGCGTCACGAAACAAGCACTGCACCGCCCGATGAAGCAATTGATTGACGGCGGCTATGTGGTGACGGAGCGGGATCCGTCTCGTCATCGCTACAAGATCCTGGCGCTCACCCCCGCCGGACAGGCGGTTGAGCACCGGGCGTCCAGCCACGAGCGGGAAGTGATGCGGCGAGCGTTCGAGCACGTCGGGCACAGCGGTCGAGACGCCTGGTCCGCGGTCATGGCGGCGATCGCGCGGAGCGGTGAAGGTGACTCCAACACAGGTCAACAACGTTGA
- a CDS encoding beta-galactosidase encodes MKQQAGGRTSRRTRWLGGTMMASWVAALSVASLSCDKPPKPPPEPQPPTCGGEAPASPPGAGVPVYGAAVEAFGDGKPHQITYDKYSLMIDGKREYIWSGEFHPFRLPNPDLWRDMLQKYKAIGMNAVSFYFSWAYHSSAPGVYDFSSVRDVEQLLDIAEEVGLYVIARPGPYINAEVDSGGFPGWLQTQAGRARSDADDYQAAWEQYFDAINPILARHQLTDGGGSVILYQIENEYDRTDGTAQNYMEELKAAVRADGITVPLFHNDKGRELRWACGKGAPDLYATDTYPGTSVTDYEFLRHGEKFTPPRCGVEDRPFFWAEFQGGWFQPWGGKLYEDNRDAYGPTFERITYGNNINNHFTLQNLYMLYGGTNWGWQADPNVVYTSYDYHAAFDEYRQQTNKIPPLKQQGYLVDAVADLRQLDNLPEQVEHGNPELHVDGDVNPVTGARFFFVRQENIKSVSRQDTTLRVQVSDGDYTVPQQADTALTINGQDYKILVAGYDLGAQRLVYSTAEIYTHQRIGERDVAVLHTRKGEAAELVLRYTAEPSVQVLSGGVTSTWDSTKNDLRLNWSADGLARVHVTEEGRAPLELLLADSDTASTFWTAHTARGPVLVRGAQLIREVQQDDAALRLVGDVSAAADIEIWAGAPFCQLTWNRGEQTWSETEYGTKVLSVTGPQPVTLPSLTSWKHTVDQPEAAPSFDDSAWLVAAHTTTNNPTKPSTLPVLYADDYGFHYGDVWYRGRFQAVGDETGISLTAGTGKAGAWAVWLNGTYLGTVRTSPQAQNSSKDIPFPSGLLKPGQENQLSVLVRNMGHNEDGGSNDGHKNPRGLLAAKMMGSGSVISWRLQGVRGGESLVEPLTGPQNNGGLHGERAGYTLPGFPDETWESATLPQATVAPGLHWYRTEVQLELPEGQDIPIALRFGGETTPKYRALIFVNGYNLGQYVNDVGPQRDFSLPQGILRHRGKNTLALAVWSDDGAGPGPVEFVTKANAVTGLVVRDVERPSYAPVRYAEQRATTVRLALPAEAEDGASFTATARLEVPSGEPAATGVQFTLEVPSGWTSEPTGTTPDGIASWKVTVPSTGRTPASPPALLRATATYTQGNAARSSSDVRFVGRPVPPPVAGEQWISDMTFDASTNGWGPVERDMSNGEQAAGDGRPLTVGGTEHAKGLGTHADSSVTVTLRGCASFTAIVGVDDEVGDRGDVTFEVLGDGKSLWKSPTVTGSSAPLPVSVDVTGVTQLRLVVDDLGSNGKDHADWASAKVTGCTSP; translated from the coding sequence ATGAAGCAGCAGGCAGGCGGACGGACCTCCCGAAGGACACGCTGGCTGGGCGGAACCATGATGGCCTCGTGGGTGGCGGCGCTGTCAGTGGCCTCGCTGTCCTGTGACAAGCCCCCGAAGCCACCGCCCGAACCCCAGCCGCCCACCTGCGGAGGCGAGGCCCCGGCGAGCCCTCCTGGCGCGGGCGTGCCCGTGTATGGGGCGGCGGTCGAGGCCTTCGGTGATGGCAAGCCCCATCAAATCACCTACGACAAGTACTCGCTGATGATCGATGGCAAGCGCGAGTACATCTGGTCCGGCGAGTTCCACCCTTTCCGGCTGCCCAACCCCGACCTCTGGCGGGACATGCTCCAGAAGTACAAGGCGATCGGCATGAACGCGGTCTCCTTCTACTTCAGCTGGGCGTACCACTCGTCAGCACCCGGAGTGTATGACTTCAGCTCCGTGCGGGACGTCGAGCAGTTGCTCGACATCGCCGAAGAGGTCGGCCTCTATGTCATTGCCCGGCCCGGTCCGTACATCAACGCCGAGGTCGACTCCGGTGGCTTCCCCGGCTGGCTCCAGACCCAGGCCGGGCGCGCCCGCAGCGATGCCGACGACTACCAGGCCGCATGGGAGCAGTACTTCGACGCGATCAACCCGATCCTCGCCCGCCACCAGCTCACCGACGGCGGCGGCTCGGTGATTCTCTACCAGATCGAGAACGAGTACGACCGGACGGATGGTACCGCGCAGAACTACATGGAGGAGCTCAAGGCCGCCGTCCGCGCGGATGGCATCACGGTTCCCCTCTTCCACAACGACAAGGGCCGTGAGCTGCGCTGGGCGTGCGGTAAGGGGGCGCCCGACCTCTACGCCACCGACACCTACCCGGGCACCTCCGTCACGGATTACGAGTTCCTCCGCCATGGCGAGAAGTTCACGCCCCCCCGGTGTGGTGTCGAGGACCGGCCGTTCTTCTGGGCGGAGTTCCAGGGCGGGTGGTTCCAACCCTGGGGAGGCAAGCTGTACGAGGACAACCGCGACGCGTACGGGCCCACGTTCGAGCGCATCACCTACGGCAACAACATCAACAACCACTTCACGCTCCAGAACCTCTACATGCTCTACGGCGGGACGAACTGGGGCTGGCAGGCGGACCCCAACGTCGTCTACACGTCGTATGACTACCACGCGGCCTTCGACGAGTACCGCCAGCAGACGAACAAGATTCCTCCGCTGAAGCAGCAGGGCTACCTCGTCGATGCCGTCGCGGACCTGCGCCAGCTCGACAACCTTCCGGAGCAGGTGGAACACGGCAACCCCGAGCTCCACGTCGATGGAGACGTCAATCCCGTCACCGGGGCGCGGTTCTTCTTCGTGCGGCAGGAGAACATCAAGTCGGTCTCGCGCCAGGACACCACGCTGCGGGTACAGGTCTCCGACGGCGACTACACCGTGCCCCAGCAAGCGGACACGGCGCTGACGATCAATGGCCAGGACTACAAGATCCTCGTCGCCGGATACGACCTGGGCGCACAGCGACTCGTCTATTCCACCGCTGAAATCTATACGCACCAGCGCATCGGCGAGCGGGACGTCGCCGTGCTCCACACGCGCAAGGGCGAGGCCGCGGAGCTGGTGTTGCGCTACACGGCGGAGCCCTCCGTCCAGGTGCTCTCCGGCGGCGTCACCTCCACGTGGGACAGCACGAAGAACGACCTGCGCCTCAACTGGTCCGCGGACGGACTCGCCCGGGTCCACGTCACCGAGGAAGGTCGCGCACCGCTGGAGCTCCTGCTCGCCGACAGCGACACCGCTTCGACCTTCTGGACGGCCCACACCGCACGCGGCCCGGTGCTCGTCCGCGGCGCACAGTTGATCCGCGAGGTCCAGCAGGATGACGCCGCCCTCCGGCTGGTGGGCGACGTCAGCGCGGCGGCGGACATCGAAATCTGGGCGGGTGCTCCGTTCTGTCAGCTCACCTGGAACCGTGGCGAGCAGACCTGGTCGGAGACGGAGTACGGCACGAAGGTCCTCTCCGTGACCGGTCCCCAGCCGGTGACACTGCCCTCGCTGACCTCCTGGAAGCACACCGTGGATCAGCCCGAGGCGGCTCCCTCCTTCGATGACTCGGCATGGCTCGTCGCCGCGCATACGACGACGAACAACCCGACGAAGCCCTCCACCCTGCCCGTCCTCTACGCCGACGATTACGGGTTCCACTATGGAGACGTCTGGTATCGCGGGCGCTTCCAGGCCGTCGGCGACGAGACGGGCATCTCACTGACCGCGGGCACCGGCAAGGCGGGAGCCTGGGCCGTCTGGCTCAACGGCACCTACCTCGGCACGGTGCGCACGAGCCCCCAGGCGCAGAACTCGAGCAAGGACATCCCCTTCCCCAGCGGGCTGCTCAAACCGGGGCAGGAGAACCAGCTCTCCGTGCTGGTGCGCAACATGGGGCACAACGAGGACGGTGGCAGCAACGACGGGCACAAGAATCCCCGGGGTCTGCTCGCGGCGAAGATGATGGGTTCCGGGTCCGTGATCTCCTGGCGCCTCCAGGGCGTACGCGGCGGCGAGAGCCTCGTCGAGCCACTGACCGGGCCCCAGAACAATGGAGGACTGCACGGAGAGCGGGCCGGCTACACCCTGCCGGGCTTCCCCGACGAGACGTGGGAGTCCGCCACCCTGCCGCAAGCAACGGTGGCCCCGGGCCTGCATTGGTATCGCACGGAGGTCCAGCTCGAACTCCCCGAGGGACAGGACATCCCCATCGCGCTGCGCTTCGGCGGAGAGACGACTCCGAAGTACCGCGCGTTGATCTTCGTCAACGGCTACAACCTGGGTCAGTACGTCAATGACGTCGGTCCCCAGCGAGACTTCTCGCTACCCCAGGGCATCCTGCGCCATCGCGGGAAGAACACGCTCGCGCTCGCGGTGTGGAGCGACGACGGCGCGGGACCGGGCCCGGTGGAATTCGTGACGAAGGCGAACGCCGTGACGGGGCTCGTGGTTCGTGACGTGGAGAGACCCTCGTACGCGCCGGTGCGCTACGCCGAGCAACGGGCGACCACGGTGCGGCTCGCGCTGCCCGCGGAGGCCGAGGATGGTGCGTCCTTCACGGCCACCGCGCGGTTGGAGGTTCCCTCGGGGGAGCCAGCGGCCACGGGGGTGCAATTCACCCTGGAGGTCCCGAGCGGCTGGACGTCCGAGCCGACGGGTACCACCCCCGACGGCATCGCGTCCTGGAAGGTCACGGTCCCCTCCACGGGCCGCACGCCGGCGTCTCCGCCCGCGCTGCTGCGGGCAACGGCCACCTACACGCAGGGCAACGCGGCCCGCTCGTCCAGCGACGTTCGCTTCGTCGGCCGTCCGGTTCCTCCGCCGGTGGCCGGCGAGCAGTGGATCAGCGACATGACCTTCGACGCCAGCACCAACGGCTGGGGCCCCGTGGAGCGAGACATGTCCAACGGGGAGCAGGCGGCCGGGGACGGGCGTCCGCTCACGGTGGGCGGCACCGAGCACGCCAAGGGCCTCGGCACGCACGCGGATTCGTCCGTCACGGTGACCCTGAGGGGCTGCGCGTCCTTCACCGCGATCGTCGGCGTGGACGACGAGGTCGGAGACCGGGGAGATGTCACGTTCGAGGTCCTCGGGGACGGCAAGTCCTTGTGGAAATCCCCGACCGTGACGGGGAGCAGCGCGCCACTGCCCGTGAGCGTCGATGTCACGGGCGTGACCCAGTTGCGCCTGGTCGTCGACGACCTCGGGAGCAACGGCAAGGACCATGCGGATTGGGCCTCGGCGAAGGTCACCGGCTGCACCAGCCCATGA
- a CDS encoding glucose 1-dehydrogenase has protein sequence MLLENKVIIVTGATSGIGSATAVEAARQGARVVVAGRRVDKGEEVVGRIRAQGGQALFVRTDVTREAEVEALVTRTVAEYGRLDGAFNNAGIPGPLGKLADIPPAEYRQLMSVNLDSALLCMRHEIPAMKKSGGGAIVNCASILSHVAGPTFGAYVSAKHALLGMTKAAALDYATEGIRVNAVLPGPIETELWSHLEHGDPVFNAFISGVPMQRSARSEEVARPVLFLLSDWATYITGTALTIDGGYTAR, from the coding sequence ATGCTGCTCGAGAACAAGGTCATCATCGTCACCGGCGCCACGTCTGGCATTGGTTCCGCCACCGCAGTGGAGGCGGCCCGACAGGGAGCCCGGGTGGTGGTCGCGGGACGCCGCGTCGACAAGGGTGAGGAGGTAGTGGGCCGCATCCGCGCCCAGGGAGGTCAGGCGCTCTTCGTCCGCACGGACGTGACGCGGGAGGCCGAGGTCGAGGCGCTCGTCACGCGCACCGTCGCCGAGTACGGCAGACTGGATGGCGCCTTCAACAACGCCGGCATCCCCGGCCCTCTCGGCAAGCTCGCCGACATCCCGCCGGCCGAGTACCGCCAGCTCATGTCGGTCAACCTGGACTCCGCCCTGCTCTGCATGCGCCATGAAATCCCCGCCATGAAGAAGAGCGGCGGCGGCGCCATCGTCAACTGCGCCTCCATCCTCTCGCACGTGGCGGGGCCCACCTTCGGCGCCTATGTGTCGGCCAAGCATGCGCTGCTGGGCATGACCAAGGCCGCGGCGCTCGACTACGCGACGGAGGGCATCCGCGTGAACGCGGTGCTGCCCGGCCCGATCGAGACGGAGCTCTGGAGCCACCTGGAGCATGGAGATCCGGTCTTCAATGCCTTCATCTCGGGCGTGCCCATGCAGCGCTCGGCCCGCTCGGAGGAGGTGGCCCGGCCCGTGCTGTTCCTGCTGTCCGACTGGGCGACGTACATCACCGGCACGGCGCTCACCATCGACGGCGGGTATACGGCCCGGTAG
- a CDS encoding pectate lyase, whose translation MFTPKTLRTPALLLAVGVFGTGCLDGGMTAEEELLSEQTGALETIATTIPTPSNGSAGELRSSTTRLKNAANGGSNTYDFANKKIGVNSTKSCDGEGQLTVFEVEDGVTVKNLIIAGGTYGGNGIVCLGNCTLEYVYWEDICEDAATNSKDGATMTLNHVIALHASDKVFQHNAKGNSKTVIKNSYISDFGKLWRSCGDCTANGGPRNLILDNVKVENVKTALAGANQNYGDTVAITNLFVKGGYNASKDKPKICTEYIGVTDHNGESTKVNDGKSQWNTPTCRLSQSNVQSW comes from the coding sequence ATGTTCACCCCCAAGACACTGCGTACCCCTGCCCTGCTGCTCGCCGTGGGAGTTTTCGGAACCGGGTGCCTGGACGGAGGAATGACGGCGGAAGAGGAACTCCTGAGCGAGCAGACCGGCGCGCTGGAGACCATCGCGACCACCATCCCGACGCCCAGCAACGGATCTGCTGGCGAGCTCAGGAGCAGCACGACCCGGTTGAAGAATGCCGCCAACGGTGGATCGAATACCTACGACTTCGCCAACAAGAAGATCGGTGTGAACAGCACCAAGTCGTGTGACGGCGAAGGCCAGCTGACGGTGTTCGAGGTCGAGGACGGAGTGACGGTCAAGAACCTCATCATCGCGGGCGGAACCTACGGCGGTAATGGAATCGTTTGTCTGGGCAACTGCACGCTCGAATACGTCTACTGGGAGGATATCTGCGAGGACGCGGCGACGAACAGCAAGGACGGGGCGACGATGACGCTCAACCATGTCATCGCCCTGCACGCCAGCGACAAGGTCTTCCAGCACAACGCCAAGGGCAACTCCAAGACCGTCATCAAGAACTCCTACATCAGTGACTTCGGGAAGCTCTGGCGCTCCTGCGGTGACTGCACGGCCAACGGCGGTCCGCGCAACCTCATCCTCGACAACGTCAAGGTCGAGAACGTCAAGACGGCCCTCGCGGGTGCGAACCAGAACTACGGCGACACCGTCGCGATCACCAACCTCTTCGTCAAGGGCGGCTACAACGCCTCGAAGGACAAGCCGAAGATCTGCACGGAGTACATCGGCGTCACGGATCACAACGGCGAGTCGACGAAGGTCAACGATGGCAAGAGCCAGTGGAACACCCCGACCTGCCGCCTGAGCCAGAGCAACGTGCAGAGCTGGTGA